From Cygnus atratus isolate AKBS03 ecotype Queensland, Australia chromosome 1, CAtr_DNAZoo_HiC_assembly, whole genome shotgun sequence, the proteins below share one genomic window:
- the SYTL2 gene encoding synaptotagmin-like protein 2 isoform X3, whose protein sequence is MIDLSFLTEEEQEAIMKVLQRDAELKKAEEERVRHLPEKVKDDVQLKNMSGQWFYEAKSKRHRDKIHGADIIRASMRRKPSTVAEASQSKSNKAKNSWVSNVNKEVVVPPELHGIVEHQEEEELKSSSSSKTVTSGLDKPEGRSTKAAVSPVKQRRNPFNSTVSGDNLSSGESENRPDILPQLSKKEILSPSIESQPKTNVLSDETETPKKPSVEPTDESQNGLVKRPIPKARKLVHKITDPVPQREDIVPKPAKRTQGVNGTGIPPRGILKRSSSSSSTDSEVRVNQMLEVQSKNSIPTKTIFEGEVEKNTLTEEVEESAQISLEKLKQVRFSSSIGKRESLQSPQIHHSKETGELDLLESGEIKTSENDAVGTDSLGNKQTSTVKPLGTHSSSVHVKTHSLQEDKSASSPCDTNGSVFLVNKTFQTKIVTPKKLETPQKTSTNILSNSNKELSVDETCENKSNQSMSRESKSLKNSTDEHLLSAETKAHEVSNTNSAALQQGKPNLVEERDAKHTFEPDRHADEFVKVADESVSKVLDWFKRSSGTEDRKPVSARSQGRELKEVGFSTGTTVLPTEYSGTSMDGKPEVIEELPSGRDKQLNAISPTTIISEDKQMTKERRRPKQGDENEEQNDKSLTEPDCTRIEDKELGQEIKQQNQKSRVLEHHEHKLPAQKYELEKAIREKRRIREIRAFWERDKTIPSHREKEVGINTNASGGGALKGLRESDKIKPTAEHLPYGLDDQSKNTLRSAELRYAIVASKNECQNSFEFGQGREVRKPERTLPADGEIHESTKLAKASNIKPRVSATSASPEIKNKDGKETFKGKVGACSQQKPSFQVFSLKEKMSEKSKNQISNSSQFQSLRNFWDAGVKLQSSIDRRDVSLPNNTVNNNTSITHQKKSKEDKGRDNVSKQVLIQHQTQASEREKTEKLDSVICELPLGSLTLKGMKVTHTQNTDSVQSVKKPVISQPQEQMGLHKHEVKGHIEKSIASSKEHPLRGSQKMQAGLQNLLRETSVCQPSELRVGMKASETVNNISQTNCSGESICQQDTSQSEEVNETAERSVAPSKVSALSSALEKLMKEASETPPPKPKRVDRTLQKTAEIQVKSTTYQHDGESLQEISESTERSVAPSKVSGLSSALEKLQKEASETPPPKPKRVDNTLYGTAEMQVKNMTYQRDGESLQEISESIEKSVAPSKVSGLSSALEKLLKEASETPPPKPKRVDSTVQRTAEMQVKNTTYQHDGESLQEINESIEKSVAPPKVSGLSSAFEKLLKEASETPPPKPKRVDNTVQRTAETQVERTTYQHDGESLQEISESIEKSVAPSKVSGLSSALEKLLKEASETPPPKPKRVDRTLQRTAEMQVKNTTYQHGGESLQEISESIEKSVAPPKVSGLSSALEKLLKEASETPPPKPKRVDRTLQRTAEVQVKSVTYQLNGVSLQEKTGETTETSALSKAEYKLLDVNLQKLLKEVSETPACMLENMDEKMQGKTSASQSMCRPPQEERDHPQEIEETIEKSSVSNIAKFRDFSSSLEKLLQEASEASSPVSREVHKQEKSRDRMFPLQKESLFTTMSQPYHNALTTYHTQKTTIKSGAPEQNIEASVDIEASDLLKRNGAFNQKEQRNVPPIDLLPLEGETNTAVSKTFKVNGIGRTDESTSSDASENNLELKELLQLRRTSTPLKDESNSPQPGGARLCLAFQHEDNDEDDGDSSNLGSRFSDENSDSCSGTGSSTRSEELNPVLMALKRSADRKMPSKSLEDIPSATSNKGKINIPKEELALSAEDGLKTDQDQERNENAAGISTVPPQPDKLFSNPEKLKGLSKSVPSFLQEEVSGSLMSVYSGDFGNVDVKGNIQFAIDYVEQLNELHIFICQCKDLAVADVKRQRSDPYVKTYLLPEKYKLGKRKTSVKKKTFNPVYNEILRYKIEKDLLKNQSLNISVWHNDTFGRNSFLGEVELDLGTWDWNDKSNKQINWFPLKPRTSTMALELENRGEMKLALKYVPQPAGGKKTLSTGEVHIWVKECHDLPLLRGNRLNSFIKCTILPDTSRKSRQKTRTVAKTTNPVFNHTMVYDGFRPEDLKEACIELTVWDHNKLANHFLGGLRIGLGTGRSYGTTVDWMDSTSDESALWEKMMNLPNTWVEDTLPLRMLMVAKLTK, encoded by the exons gcATTTACCAGAGAAAGTCAAAGATGATGTTCAGCTAAAGAACATGAGCGGACAGTGGTTTTATGAAGCCAAGTCAAAGAGGCACAGAGATAAGATCCATGGAGCAGATATTATCAGAGCTTCCATGCGAAGGAAGCCTTCCACTGTTG CTGAAGCGAGTCAGAGCAaatcaaacaaagcaaagaacagcTGGGTGAGCAATGTTAATAAAGAAGTCGTTGTGCCACCAGAACTCCATGGCATTGTGGAACATCAGGAAGAAGAAGAACTGAAGTCTAGTTCAAG TTCTAAAACAGTAACTTCTGGATTAGACAAACCAGAGGGAAGATCTACGAAGGCAGCAGTCTCGCCAGTAAAG caaaggAGAAACCCATTTAATTCCACTGTATCAGGTGATAACTTGAGCAGTGGAGAATCAGAAAACAGACCAGACATTCTACCTCAGCTATCAAAGAAGG AAATTTTGTCACCTTCAATAGAGAGCCAACCTAAAACAAACGTACTGAGTGATGAAACTGAGACACCTAAGAAGCCTTCTGTAGAACCTACGGATGAGTCACAGAATGGACTGGTTAAGCGTCCTATCCCAAAAGCTAGAAAATTAGTTCACAAAATAACAGATCCTGTGCCACAAAGAGAAGACATTGTTCCAAAACCAGCCAAACGGACCCAGGGGGTTAATGGAACTGGTATACCTCCTAGGGGCATTCTCAAACGCAGTTCAAGTTCCAGTTCCACTGACTCAGAAGTTCGTGTTAATCAGATGTTAGAAGTTCAGAGTAAGAATAGTATTCCtactaaaactatttttgaagGAGAAGTTGAGAAGAACACTCTTACGGAGGAAGTGGAAGAGTCCGCAcaaatttcactggaaaaattaaaacaagtgAGGTTTTCATCTAGCATAGGAAAAAGGGAATCTCTGCAAAGCCCACAGATCCatcacagcaaagaaacaggAGAACTTGATTTGTTAGAATCTGGTGAAATAAAGACTAGTGAAAATGATGCTGTTGGAACAGACTCACTTGGAAATAAGCAAACTTCCACTGTAAAGCCTTTGGGAACCCATTCGTCATCTGTACATGTGAAAACACATAGTTTACAGGAAGATAAGTCTGCATCCAGTCCTTGTGACACTAATGGGTCAGTCTTCCTGGTTAATAAAACGTTCCAAACAAAGATCGTTACTCCTAAGAAACTTGAAACTCCACAGAAGACCTCCACCAATATCCTATCAAATAGCAATAAAGAATTGAGTGTTGATGAGAcatgtgaaaataaatccaaCCAGTCCATGAGCCGTGAATCAAAGTCGCTCAAAAACTCTACTG ATGAACacttgctttctgctgagaCAAAAGCACATGAGGTATCAAACACCAAttctgcagctcttcaacaagGTAAGCCCAATCTTGTTGAGGAACGAGATGCTAAACACACTTTCGAGCCTGACAGACATGCTGACGAATTTGTGAAAGTGGCCGATGAATCTGTATCAAAAGTCTTAGACTGGTTTAAAAGAAGTTCTGGTACTGAAGATAGGAAACCTGTATCAGCCAGATCCCAAGGCAGGGAACTCAAAGAAGTTGGCTTTTCAACTGGAACAACAGTTCTTCCTACAGAATACAGTGGAACTAGCATGGATGGAAAACCAGAAGTTATAGAAGAGTTACCATCTGGAAGGGATAAACAACTGAATGCTATTTCACCCACAAcaattatttcagaagataaaCAGATGACAAAAGAGAGGAGGAGACCTAAGCAGGGGGACGAGAATGAGGAGCAAAATGACAAATCACTAACCGAGCCTGACTGTACAAGAATCGAAGATAAAGAATTGGGTCAAGAAATCaagcaacaaaatcaaaaatcacGTGTCTTGGAACATCATGAACACAAGCTACCAGCTCAGAAATATGAATTGGAGAAGGCgataagagaaaaaagaagaataaggGAGATTAGAGCATTTTGGGAAAGGGATAAAACTATCCCCAgtcacagagagaaagaagttgGTATCAATACTAATGCGTCAGGTGGTGGTGCCTTGAAAGGTCTCAGAGAAAGTGACAAAATAAAGCCAACTGCAGAACACCTACCTTATGGACTGGATGATCAGAGCAAGAATACATTAAGAAGTGCTGAACTGAGATATGCAATTGTGGCTTCAAAAAATGAATGTCAAAACTCTTTTGAGTTTGGACAAGGCCGTGAAGttagaaaaccagaaagaacACTTCCAGCTGACGGTGAAATTCATGAATCCACAAAATTGGCAAAAGCCAGTAACATAAAGCCTAGAGTTTCTGCCACTTCAGCTTccccagaaattaaaaataaagatgggaaagaaacatttaaaggaaaagttgGTGCTTGTTCCCAACAGAAGCCCAGCTTCCaggttttttctttaaaagaaaaaatgagtgagaagtccaaaaatcaaatttcaaatTCTTCACAGTTTCAGAGTTTGAGAAACTTCTGGGATGCTGGAGTTAAATTACAGAGTAGCATTGACAGGAGAGATGTTTCTTTGCCAAATAATActgttaataataatacttcaataacccaccaaaaaaaatcaaaggaagatAAGGGCAGAGATAATGTGAGCAAGCAAGTGTTAATCCAACATCAAACACAAGcctctgagagagaaaaaacagagaaattagaTTCTGTGATATGTGAACTGCCTCTAGGATCTCTTACCTTAAAAGGTATGAaggtaacacacacacaaaacacagacTCTGTCCAGTCAGTCAAAAAGCCAGTTATCTCTCAACCCCAGGAACAGATGGGTCTTCACAAGCACGAAGTTAAAGGACATATAGAAAAAAGTATTGCTTCATCAAAAGAACATCCTCTCAGAGGATCTCAGAAGATGCAAGCTGGTTTGCAGAACCTGCTCAGAGAAACCTCTGTATGTCAACCTTCTGAATTAAGGGTAGGAATGAAAGCATCTGAAACAGTGAATAATATATCACAAACTAATTGTAGTGGAGAATCAATATGCCAACAAGATACCAGTCAGTCTGAAGAGGTCAATGAGACCGCAGAGAGGTCTGTTGCCCCATCCAAGGTCAGTGCCTTGAGTTCAGCTTTAGAGAAACTGATGAAGGAGGCCTCTGAAACACCACCTCCTAAACCAAAACGTGTGGACAGGACGTTACAGAAGACTGCTGAGATACAAGTTAAAAGCACGACCTATCAGCATGATGGAGAGTCACTGCAGGAAATCAGTGAGTCCACAGAGAGGTCTGTAGCCCCATCCAAAGTCAGTGGCTTGAGTTCAGCTTTagagaagctgcagaaggagGCCTCTGAAACACCACCTCCTAAACCAAAGCGTGTGGACAACACATTATATGGGACTGCAGAGATGCAAGTTAAAAACATGACCTATCAGCGTGATGGAGAGTCACTGCAGGAAATCAGTGAGTCCATAGAGAAGTCTGTAGCCCCATCCAAAGTCAGTGGTTTGAGTTCAGCTTTAGAGAAGCTGCTGAAAGAGGCCTCTGAAACACCACCTCCTAAACCAAAACGTGTGGACAGCACAGTACAGAGGACTGCTGAGATGCAAGTTAAAAACACGACCTATCAGCATGATGGAGAGTCACTGCAGGAAATCAATGAGTCTATAGAGAAGTCTGTAGCCCCACCCAAGGTCAGTGGTTTGAGCTCAGCTTTTgagaagctgctgaaggaggCCTCTGAAACACCACCTCCTAAACCAAAACGTGTGGACAACACAGTACAGAGGACTGCTGAGACGCAAGTTGAAAGAACTACCTATCAGCATGATGGAGAGTCACTGCAGGAAATCAGTGAGTCCATAGAGAAGTCTGTAGCCCCATCCAAAGTCAGTGGTTTGAGTTCAGCTTTAGAGAAGCTGCTGAAAGAGGCCTCTGAAACACCACCTCCTAAACCAAAACGTGTGGACAGGACGTTACAGAGGACTGCAGAGATGCAAGTTAAAAACACGACCTATCAGCATGGTGGAGAGTCACTGCAGGAAATCAGTGAGTCCATAGAGAAGTCTGTAGCCCCACCCAAGGTCAGTGGCTTGAGTTCAGCTTTagagaagctgctgaaggaggCTTCTGAAACCCCACCACCTAAACCAAAACGTGTGGACAGGACGTTACAGAGGACAGCTGAGGTGCAAGTTAAAAGTGTGACCTACCAACTCAATGGAGTGTCATTGCAGGAGAAGACCGGTGAGACCACAGAAACATCTGCACTGTCCAAGGCTGAATATAAACTACTTGATGTTAACTTGCAAAAATTACTGAAAGAGGTCTCTGAAACACCAGCTTGTATGCTGGAGAACATGGATGAAAAGATGCAAGGTAAAACGTCAGCCAGTCAAAGTATGTGTCGTCCTCCTCAAGAAGAGAGAGATCACCCTCAAGAAATAGAAGAAACGATagaaaaatcttctgtttcAAATATTGCAAAATTCAGAGATTTCAGTAGCTCATTAGAAAAACTCCTTCAAGAAGCATCTGAAGCTTCATCTCCGGTATCACGAGAGGTACATAAACAAGAGAAGTCTAGGGATCGTATGTTTCCATTACAAAAAGAGTCTCTGTTCACGACAATGTCACAGCCTTATCATAATGCTTTAACTACTTATCATACACAGAAGACAACTATCAAGAGTGGAGCTCCTGAACAGAATATTGAGGCTTCAGTAGATATTGAAGCTTCTGACCTACTTAAAAGAAATGGGGCTTTTAAtcaaaaagaacagagaaacgTGCCTCCAATAGATCTCCTTCCCCTGGAAGGAGAGACTAATACAGCTGTGAGCAAGACATTCAAGGTAAATGGCATAGGAAGGACAGATGAAAGCACATCCTCGGATgcctctgaaaataatttagaattaaaagaACTGTTGCAGTTGAGAAGAACAAGCACACCTCTTAAAGATGAGAGCAATTCCCCCCAGCCAGGAGGAGCTCGACTCTGCCTGGCCTTTCAGCATGAGGATAATGATGAAGATGATGGTGACAGCTCAAATTTGGGATCCAggttttcagatgaaaactCTGATTCCTGTTCTGGAACCGGTAGTTCAACTC GTTCAGAAGAATTAAATCCTGTTTTGATGGCTTTGAAAAGGAGTGCAGATAGGAAAATGCCTTCCAAAAGTCTAGAGGACATTCCATCAGCCACCTCAA ataaaggaaaaataaatattccaaaGGAAGAATTAGCTCTTAGTGCTGAAGATG GTCTGAAAACTGATCAGGATCAAGAGAGGAATGAAAATGCAGCAGGAA TCTCCACAGTGCCTCCGCAGCCTGATAAGCTGTTTTCCAATCCTGAAAAACTCAAAGGACTGAGCAAGTCAGTACCATCGTTCCTGCAGGAAGAG GTGAGCGGAAGCTTAATGAGTGTCTATAGTGGAGACTTTGGCAATGTTGACGTGAAGGGGAACATTCAGTTTGCTATTGATTACGTAGAACAGCTGAACGAGCTCCACATCTTTATTTGCCAGTGTAAAGACTTGGCAGTGGCAGATGTCAAGAGGCAACGTTCAGACCC GTATGTGAAGACCTACCTGCTTCCAGAGAAATACAAGCTGGGCAAACGGAAGAcctctgtgaaaaagaaaacttttaatcCGGTCTATAATGAAATACTGCGG TATAAAATTGAGAAGGATCTACTGAAGAACCAAAGCCTTAATATCTCTGTCTGGCACAACGATACCTTTGGGAGGAATAGCTTCCTTGGTGAAGTAGAGCTGGATTTAGGAACTTGGGACTGGAATGATAAATCCAACAAGCAGATCAACTGGTTTCCACTCAAGCCAAGG ACTTCAACAATGGCTCTGGAACTAGAAAACAGAGGGGAGATGAAACTAGCCCTCAAGTATGTTCCACAACCTGCTGGAG gaAAGAAGACTCTGTCCACTGGTGAGGTCCACATCTGGGTGAAGGAATGCCATGACCTTCCTCTTCTGAGGGGCAACAGGCTCAACTCTTTTATCAAGTG CACCATTCTTCCAGATACTAGCAGAAAAAGTCgccagaaaacaagaacagtgGCAAAAACTACAAACCCAGTATTCAACCATACCATGGTCTATGATGGCTTTAGACCAGAAGATTTGAAAGAAGCCTGCATAGAACTCACAGTCTGGGATCACAACAAACTAGCCAACCACTTTCTGGGAGGTCTCAGGATAGGCCTTGGAACAG GCAGAAGCTATGGAACTACAGTAGACTGGATGGATTCCACTTCAGATGAAAGTGCCCTGTGGGAGAAGATGATGAACTTGCCAAACACATGGGTAGAAGATACGCTACCTCTGAGGATGCTAATGGTTgcaaaactgacaaaataa